A region from the Coffea eugenioides isolate CCC68of chromosome 9, Ceug_1.0, whole genome shotgun sequence genome encodes:
- the LOC113782980 gene encoding uncharacterized membrane protein At1g16860, which produces MSGRTGSHQLSNGLYVSGRPEQLKERQPTMASRAAPYTGGDVKKSGELGKMYGIDFTAAAGDHHPHPHPHPSGAPPPLKPSSRHSSSSQHNSGSLRSGPNSGPLGQKSGNSGPMPPKRYTSSSSSFSGPMTPIQPTGLITSGPLATSAAGARSGRSGQLEPHAGPTTKPAYGSAVTSLSQDGRYGFRVSRAAMWVFLIVVVMGLVVGAFLMVAVKKSVILLAVAGVLAPVLVILLWNFAYKKRGLLGYLRRYPDAELRGAVDGQYVKVTGVVTCGSIPLESSFQRVPRCVYASTVLHEYRGWGGKSANAKHRFFSWGCRHSEKYVADFYISDFQSGLRALVKAGYGAKVTPLVKPTTVVDITKGNKELSPNFLRWLADRSLSSDDRIMRLREGYIKEGSTVSVMGTVSRHENVLMIVPPTEPISTGCQWTRCLLPTYVEGLVLTCDESQTADVIPV; this is translated from the exons atgagTGGTCGGACCGGGTCGCACCAGCTGAGCAATGGGTTGTACGTATCCGGTAGGCCCGAACAGCTGAAAGAGCGGCAGCCGACAATGGCTTCCCGCGCCGCCCCCTACACGGGGGGCGACGTTAAGAAATCCGGCGAGCTGGGGAAAATGTACGGCATCGACTTCACCGCCGCAGCCGGGGACCACCACCCCCATCCCCATCCCCATCCCTCCGGGGCTCCACCTCCTCTGAAGCCCTCGTCGAGGCACTCCTCGTCCTCGCAGCACAACAGTGGATCTCTCAGATCCGGCCCGAACTCAGGCCCATTGGGCCAGAAATCCGGTAACTCGGGCCCCATGCCGCCCAAGAGGTAcacctcttcctcctcctccttttccGGGCCCATGACCCCGATTCAGCCCACAGGGCTGATTACCTCTGGGCCATTGGCCACCAGTGCCGCCGGTGCCCGAAGTGGTCGGTCTGGCCAGCTCGAGCCGCATGCTGGACCGACCACTAAACCTGCTTACGGTTCCGCCGTCACTAGCTTGAGCCAGGACGGCAGGTACGGGTTCAGGGTTTCGCGGGCGGCAATGTGGGTGTTTTTGATAGTGGTGGTGATGGGTTTGGTGGTGGGGGCGTTTTTAATGGTGGCGGTGAAGAAGTCGGTTATCTTGCTGGCCGTGGCGGGGGTTTTGGCTCCGGTTTTGGTCATCCTTTTGTGGAATTTTGCCTACAAGAAGAGAGGGTTATTAGGATATTTAAGGAGATACCCGGACGCTGAGCTGAGAGGTGCCGTGGATGGGCAGTACGTCAAGGTCACGGGG GTCGTCACCTGTGGAAGTATTCCTCTTGAATCTTCTTTTCAGAGGGTTCCAAGATGTGTTTATGCATCAACAGTATTGCATGAATACAGGGGATGGGGTGGAAAATCTGCAAATGCTAAACACCGTTTTTTCTCATGGGGATGTAGACATTCAGAG AAATATGTGGCTGACTTTTACATTTCGGACTTCCAATCTGGTTTAAGAGCTCTAGTGAAAGCTGGGTATGGAGCTAAGGTAACTCCATTGGTCAAACCAACAACAGTTGTTGATATAACAAAAGGGAACAAGGAATTATCTCCAAATTTTCTGCGCTGGCTTGCTGATCGAAGCCTCTCAAGTGATGACCGGATTATGCGTCTTAGAGAAGG TTATATCAAAGAAGGAAGCACTGTAAGTGTCATGGGAACTGTCAGTCGGCATGAAAATGTGCTTATGATTGTGCCACCCACAGAGCCCATATCAACCGGTTGTCAGTGGACCCGCTGCCTTCTACCGACCTATGTTGAAGGTCTTGTATTGACATGTGATGAAAGTCAGACTGCTGATGTTATCCCTGTATAG